The Epinephelus moara isolate mb chromosome 21, YSFRI_EMoa_1.0, whole genome shotgun sequence DNA window ttccactgagggaaatggtttcagcttacgtgtagttacatttctggggaggtgcttCTCATTATGTCGTCCAAACCCACACGTTTTACTTCAGCTGAAACCAGAGGAATCTTCTGACaccatttttatgtgtttgaatcctttgttatattttgtaGTAAATACTAAAGGGTAAAGGTATGAACGCACTTGACCTCAGAGATAGAGGACAGCACTGAGCTGGTCACTGGCCTCTCATTTTCCAGTGATAGATCTATAAGCTTCTTGAAAACCACAGCACCAGTTTGCTTTTTAATCCACGTATACCCACACAGACTATCAGATgggaggcagacacacacagcggTAAAGGCTAAAGGTTAAGTGAGAATCCTGGTGACAATGTGAGGAAAAGCCAGACAAACTCCTGACTAATATCTCCTCTAAGTGCTTTATAATCTAAGTGACATTCAAAAAGGCTGCCACCGTGAAAGCACCTTTATTCGATTGAACCTTTTGGTGCAACAGCCGAGGAGGTGGTTGTTTCTTCTTTTATATAATTTGAACTTCAGTCTTCAGTGCgaacagcagctctgtgaggctgaagtttcaaaaactgcagttcctctaatggccacttgaggccccAGAgccaagtcaatccccatagaccctcatgttgGGGTCGAATTTCTGAGCTCacctgttcacattttattgaCGCTCGATGCATGTcgagtgtccttgggcaagatacttaACCCCTAATTGCTACTGATGGCTGCTCCATCGGTGTGTGAaagcatgtgaatggttactgagcagcaggtggcaccatgcatggtagccttggccaccagtgtgtgaatgtgacatgtagtataaaagtgctttgagtgatcAGAAGACCATTTATGACTCTAAGTCTACACTTCCCCCCCTTTTTCTGGGACCTGCCAGGGCTGGAGAGGGGCACCTGTTGGGCCTGAATGAGAACGGCACAGCTGCTGGTGGACTCCTTGTCTCCATGCTCACCACATTACGCATTCATGACAGGACCGCTCAAATGGGGGGTTTCACAGGTGCCTGGAGGACCCAGCCTGCCCTCCTCATACAGCCTGGCCTCCCTCCCTTCTACTGGTACAAGGGGCATGAATcaaaaactaaaccaaacaTATTTATCAACTAAAAATTACTGTTgctatatttattttcattatttaaaagTTGCCAGAATGCAAGAAAGGTCTCATGGTTGACAGGTATGAACCAAAGTCAGTAGGCGTCGTCTTCTAGGGCAGTGgcttccaactggtccagccatgaagtccagatttctccttagtcactagttcaaggtccacacagtttaatatattctgCGTCATACTTTGGTTTTACTGTGTCGTCAAGATAGTTTGCTGTCCGTTTGTCACTCACTTCACAGCAGGAAACTGTACCTCATGTGACACATTTGCGAGCCACTTCCAGTCCCACAACCctcttttggaccgtgacccatcAATTGGGAACTACTGCTTTAGGGAACATTAACGTCTgtgcaaaatttcatggcaatacTATCAAAGTGTGTTAAAGTATTTCGGAAATATATctgaaacaaaataactgacagaCCAACCAACTGACTTGGTTCAGAGCATATCACGCAGAGAGCGTATGCTGGTGTATACCTCCCCCACATAAAGACATTTACCCAGGAACTCCATTGATAAAGAAACAGTGTTAGTGCAGCTACATGGAAATTACAAGCAAACACACGATGATATTatcaaaatagattttattcTAGACCTTGAAATCTGAGTGATATTACAACAGTCAGATCAGGAGGCTGCGGACCGCAACcatgtgagtgagagagaaagagagtacAACGTAGGTGAGGGCaaagacaacacaacaaaaagaaatctgCAAATTGGTATTTACATGTTCTGTGTTATAATACAACGACAATTAAATCCAGAttttataatttcttttttttttcttcgtttGTTCATTTCGTGTACGTAGctacaaataaatcagaattACAAAAGTTTTGAGAAGTACAAAACCTTCAAGGGCTCTCCGACATAGCAAAGATAGAATTAACGTTAGTACTTTCGGTAGGAACAAAAGATAGCAAACACACTCGAATGCAGTGTAAAAAGCTTATCATCTAAAAACGAAACGTTATAAAATACCATTCCACTGTCATAGACATCATTTGAAATAGTGTCTTTGTGGTACAGTCCAATCACTGTATTAAAGCAAACTTCAAAATAGTCTTTAGCTTCAGTAcaaaattttttaaaacaagtaaCATTCTGAGCAAAACCTCTGAAATGTCCTGAcgacgagtgtgtgtgtgtgtgtgtgtgtgtgtgtgtgtgtcaagccgttagctgttagttaTGGCTGCGAGATGAGACCTGGAATGCCATGAAGTAGGCTTGGTTCGACTTTGACGTACCCCGAGGAGTCGGACAGGACACTGTTCACCTTTTTTCACCCACTGCACACTTTCTGCAACAATTCTGATTTAAGAGCATTTTCATTAGGTGTGTCTACGATGGCTTGAATAAACACACCTCCCTGTTTCTCCATTTTTAGTCTAaagtgcaggaaaaaaaaacacccatcaAAGGGCtgctcgtttttttttttaaatttttttatttctctatgACTGTTTAATGGTATTTTATAAAAAACCATTCCTCATGGTTACGACCCTTTGTGATGCACGACAAcatcacatactgtatttcAAGCGTCTTCAAAAAGTAACTTTAAAATCCACCCATAGCGTACGAGTGGCATACAAAAGAGTCCCCTGTGATAGCacagatatatatttatatatatttatatatatatatattatatgcaGATACCATGTTACATCAAGTCATATGCTGCGAGTCTGCCTTTCAACAACAAGCACAGACTTGCCTCAAAACGCCAATTCTGAACACTACAAACAAAAGCGCCGTCTATCCGTGCATAGGCCTGAACGCAGCCTGTCtccagagagagtgtgtgtgtgtgtgtgttaatgctaGGCAACGACAAACTAAAGCAGAGGGACTGTAGTGTGTACTTGCTGGACATAAAAGCTGCACACGTTACAAAGTGAAAGCCAGAatgtttttaaaggtccagtgtgtaagatttaaagatttagtggcagattgcaaccagctgagacTTCTCCATATAGAGTTTGAACTGGGTTCAGCACGATGAGCAGGGTGACAGCAACATTCACGTAATAAACTAAACGAGCTAACTACGCTAATGAAGGATTGGAAATGTGAGACGACaatagatatcaaacaaaagccagtaactgtatcgtattaagttgctgtgagctttaaattcaccacttctaagcagaaggcagcaGATAACGTCATGTCGGAGCCTGAACTGGCAGTTTCTCTTCCTCCAGGCAGCTTCCCGTGTCTGcagcactgtcactgtcactctgcagcaaaaccTGGGGACTGAAATGTCCCCAGAGGTGCACTGCACACTgtcagacaacaaaaacaacaaaaatgactgCTTGAGTCGACTGAGGGTTCTCcaactgatgatttgaatctcaGTTTCAGGGGGCAGTCCtactgctaactacggtggctgtTGCAAAAACGGGAATGggcctatctagagccagtggttggtttgtctgttctggacctgctctctatgtagatattAACGGCTCAACTTAAGGTTACAAAAACataacgattcttattttcaggtgattatgaaCGTGAGAACACACTTATATTCCAGTTCTGCCagtagatgcccctaaatcccacacactggaccgtTAAGACGCTGCGAACGACTTCTCGACATGACAAACCGTGATATGAACTCCAGCCAGGAAGTGATACtgcagatgacgtcctgatgagCACAGTTACGACAACTAATCGTTCACGTCAGATGGATGCGAGCGGTTATGGGCCTGATCTCCcgaatctctctctctttccccacAGCTCCCAGAAGCTGCGATGACGCCAGACAGCAAGCCACTCCTGTGCCACGTTACCTCACAACTGACACAAGAGCACAGCCGCCGCCTGAGCTTGAGACACAGATCAGGGACGAAGTCGGCGACGTAAACCTGAAGCCAACTGCACATCAGCGTTGATGTCTTTAGAACATGGGATCGACAGCTACGTAAGATTATCTTTCAGCCTAGAGGTTTTGAATTCTTTAGAGCTCTATGTTAACCTGATGAATTGTGAACACCTGAAAACCATTTCTGAGGATAAAAGTTGCAAAAACAAAGGACAGTTCAGCCTTTGATTAACTGCTTTatactttgttaaaaaaaatggaacaaaCCTATCGGATAAAAATAGAGTCAACAAAATTATAAACCATTTTTATCTTCTAAGCTATACATCTGCATTTTTGAACCTTAAAGACTGCCGAGACGTGGATGAATGGATCTCCCAATGAACAGCTTTAAACACCCATTGTAAAAGACAACCCCCCCCCTCTTCTCTCCCACCCCACATGTCGTATAAAACCCGCAGATATCAGTAAAATCCAAATTCAAAACAACAATGTCCACAGGACACCAAATGCTGACATATGCAATATGCACACACCAACAGAGAACAAAAAATCTTTAGATTCTGGTACAAAGGATAAAAAGAGGAAAGCGAGAAGAATCCTGGTGTTTTGGTTTGCGTGTGACGGGTCCGGAGAGTTTGTACTGTGTGATACAGAGAAATGTTTTTTCCTGCAGGTCTGTGCGAGTAACGCAGGCGTCCATACAGACCTGATGTGTGCCTGACGCAACTGTATGCGGCGAAGATGTGGTCCTTATGTGTACATATGACGGGATGGAGGATGGGGAGGGGCGCTCCATTTGGCGGTAATGGCGGGCCATGGCATCTGATGGGACTACAGCAGTGTGGCGGACAGGCAGGGACAGTCAGTCATTTTGGCTATGTACACATTCGTAGTCGGTCCATGGCTCCCCCAGACGTGTGTCATTTCCTCAGGTCTAATACGCAAACCTGGAAAAACAGGAAGGAATACCATTACAGACAAATCTACTTCCTCTGCCGCAAGTTTCAGTTTCTGCCTCGTAAGGACTCTTACTGGCAGCCGCAGGAAGGATGATTCATTTATCAACAGTGAGCTCAGATTTTTGTCCCTTTCACACAAAAAGACTGAATCACAGAATTTGTTTACAACAACGTCTGGGTAGAAAACCCCAGTGTCTTGTACGTAAAATGAAACAGCGCTGAGCATATGCTTCCTCAACTGGTTTAGTtcttagccacctaaaaaaacaaaattaatttaagtgcacactacatttaaaatattttcaccgctttatcGCGCCGTCAGACAGCTCTCTCAGACAGGGAACTGAAGTCGCTATCTCATAGCCACCAGACgtctttgacaaaaacagtcattgttCTTTGCAGAACAGGGAAGTTGCAGGTCTAcggctgcctcaatcagttactGTGTAAGATACAGCAGTGAAAGTATTCCAAATATAGTGTTCACTTATGCTCATATTAATTTTTGAGGTGTCAAAAATAGTTCTGCTACTTCCCCCACCCACGTCTGTGCTTGTAGATTTGGTTCAGTGAAGATGCTAACTGCTACAGCGTTACTAACTGctaaacaaatggtcattttgttggTGATGTACTCCTTTAACATGTAGAAAGTTAGCCCAAAAATATGAgtgcatttaattattaatataaatatttatgtcattactaaaataacttaaaaaaagtgaaaagacaTCTGAATATTTTCCCATAGTTTGCAACTGTTCATGGTGTTAATTACATACACTTCTTATTAACAACCTATAGATGGCTTATTTAGTGAACAGTACTTTATCTTTCAGAACCTAATGGTGCCCTCTAGTGTTGACTGATGGCACTGCAACACAAAGTGATACATTACgttttcattcagtgtttgagGCTTCGTTTGAAACTGTCTGATGTTGAAGTTCCCACAGTCACCCAAGGTTGTGCATATACAAAACtaaccaaaataaaactatatatatatatatatacatgaaaTGTCTTTAAATCTGTCAACACAACAAGTATGAGGAGGCACTGGTGCATGTTATTAAGAGACTGGGATGTCTCCATAACTGTGAATCAGTGCCTTCATAAAgggctgtgtttatattgtaaTAACTGCGCTGCACTTCTTAAATCTTGccgctgacacacacaccccatattataaaaaaatgtaCCTAAAACTAATACTGAAACTAATTAACActgaactaaaactaaaaataaaaactactcTGACTACACACTGCTGCCTACATGAGTCAACAATCTCATATGACTGAGCCGCACGTCATAAGTCAAACACTTTTATCCACCAGCAGAACCAAGTTTGACCTTAGCGTCAACCCTGATTCTTACCAGAGGCATTTTATGGTTTCAGCTTACCGGGGTGAGACCTTTAATACACACGGCTGACGCACAAACTTCTTGGGTCAGTAGTCTGGTGTGGAAGTTGTACATAGaggctgaagtgtgtgtgtgtgtgtgtgtgtgttgtgtgtgtgtgagcagctgcTTCATTCAGCAGTGCTTTAGTGATTATGAAGTGTGTGATGGAGTGCTCAGGCAGAAAAACTCACCGATCCGTCTGACGCGCTGGCTCCTACTTTGTCCCCTGTGGCGTTCCAGCACACCTCAAAGATCCCTCCTGTCCCCCGGTAGCTGTGGACTAAAGCACCCGtctgaagaaacacacacacacacacacacacacacacacacacacacacacacacacacacacacacacacacacgttggcAACATCATCCTATGTATTTATGCCATCTTAGTGTGAGTACAGTGTTAATGAGCGTATCTGTGGTTACAATTTTTATCCCAGACCTGAGTGTTCCAGATGTGGACACACTTGTCGAAGGAGCCGCTGGCGAGGTGCCTGCCATCAGGGCTGAAGGCCACGCTGTACACGGGCTCCTGGTGGCGGGTCAGCGTATGGATACACACCCCGCGCTCCACGTCCCACAGACGCACCGTGGAGTCGAATGATGCgctggagagagggagcaggaagAGGAGCACGCTCAGTGTCCAGGAGTCATGTTGCAATTAAATTAACTGCCATGTACGACACCCGTGAGATAAAGTGTGTCAGCCGGACATGGCAGCTCTAATTAAAGGAAACAACCTAATTAATGACTTGTCTCTGCATGAATGTTGTGTTTCTCCACTCTATGTATCACCTGAGACGATATCTTGGCAGGCCAACGTGACACGGCCATTTcaatcagatttatttttatcgTCTATTGGAACGCAGAGACGCCACTGTCTCTCAGTCATGTTGTGGATGGCGGCCTGTTTGTCAGTTCTGCTCAGGCACGTTAGGATTTTAGGGTTGTAGAGCTGCACAGAAAAGTTAGAAGCTTCATTCATAATGTTTATAATCAAAGTCTACATCAACACtgacacactgctgtttttttctttttttagtgtCTATTTATTCTGTTCAAACCCGGTATGTCTGCGCAGCTGCAGGTTTAGATTAGGCTAAGCTAATATTACTACTGTTATACTATTTGTAGAAGAATTAGACTCCAGTGGTGGCTGCGTAGGAGTGTTTCTGACTAGTGTGATCCGAACATCTCCAAAAACTCCAGACTGTTTTAAAGTCCAaaagtagggatgcatgatattggattttttgctaaTATCTGATATACAGATATACATCAACTTATTTGGCCGCTAACTGATACCAATATcgatacacttttttttttaaactgttaacCAACCTATTAATACAATCAgttaaacagttaaaaacatatattaattATAATACACTGGTGCTACAGGGGGAGATGATGAGAGAGCAGACTCTGCTGCTGTCCAGACTGGAGTCATACAACGCCGTCAGAGCAATGCCATGATGTCGCTCATGGGAGATGACTACAGCATCTCTTAACTACTTAATGAcccagagacagaggaggacacCTATATGAGAGACAACCCCCCCCATTGGATACTAACGTTAATCCTCTCCAGTGGTGGAAAGGATCAGCAAACCTCCTGTTTTGCCTTTACACAGAACGTTTGGTTCAACATCAcgagctaacagcagcagcagcgactaAAATCTAACACAGAGCAGTTAACCCCAACACCTGCTGGTAAATAGTTAGTCAGGGTTCCCACACGTTTTCATGGGCAAAATTTCAAAACCTtcccatgacttttcaaggactcttaataacattttttcctggcgtttttccaaataaaacagattcaaactatttctggctttttgcctttatttgatatgTCCTATTAGGTTGAAGGGTGGAGatagaggggatgacatgcagcaaagggtcgtGGGTTGGAATCGAATCTGTTGCCGCTGACACAGGGCGCCTACTCTGCCAGATGAGCTACTGTGCGCCTGTAAAACATAACTTCAACTAGCCTGGTACACattgagggagagacagaatgTGGCGGGAAAATTGAGAAACGTACTTGATGGTAAGTAAAATGTTGCACATCTAGATGTATTAGACCTACATTACGTTTGCTGCTCCAGAGATTGAATTATCCATTATGTTACATTCCGTAGAAGGTTATCCACTGAAGATTACTGTCACAATTTCATTACAAACATGACTGGGAAATCCCATGACttctccaggttttccatgaccgtgggaaccctggTTAATACGTTATTCACAAACCTTAATTGAAGCTcctaatttaaaatattaatcGCACAGCCCTGTCGGGTTGTTCAGGTGGTAAGATCCGCTCTGATCTGCTCGACCCAGTGTTTATACCTCAGGGCCAGCTGAGCGACTGTGGCATCCTTTACAGGAGCATCTGAAAAGCATTGAAGCTGGCAGTGTGGTGACTCACACCAGTCGGAGTCAGCCAGCGGCTACAAACACATCAAATGTGAGTTCAACTGAGGCACCAGACCTGGCTCTGAAGACGTTATTATCAGAGCTCGAGTCAAACTTAATATGGCAAGTCAAACCTGAATATTATACGAGCAGCAGCACTGAGGTCAGTGTCAAATATTTTATTGACGAGCTTCTATCAAGGAATGGGAGCGCTGCTGAAATCTGAGAAGAGCAGCGGACAGAAAACTTGTTCAAGGTATTAAATATTAAGCAAGACAGATTTATCAGGGTTATCTAAGTATCCTGAGATCACCTCATAATTACGGAAAAATGCATCATTAATTAGAGGAAACTGCTGATTTAATGACATAAGATACATGAACAGTGTTTATTTCATCTCACTGTAGCATTATGATTGTTGCTTATGATGTTCAGATGCTGCTTTGTGGTCTCACCTGGCCAGCATGAGGTTGGCGCTGGGGTTATTGGTCCCGGGGCCTGTGGGGCTCCACTTGATGGTGTAGATTTCTTTACTGTGGGCCTGGAGGTCATGGACACACGAGTCCTGCTTCATACTCCAGATCTAtgccagagaagaagaaaccaGCTTATCAGTATGACTTTTACCCCAATTTTATCAGCACATGTGATCAGGAATGTGTCTGATTATTAAGGCCCATATTTTTTGTGTGGCAGGCACTACATCTGCAGGTTATGTGGACTGACCTTCAGTGTCATGTCATCTGAGCAGGAGGCCAATAAGCTGCCAGTGGGATCCCATTTGATGGCGTTCACCTCATTCTACAGTGAGTGAGATGAGAgtaagacaacaaaacaaaacgcaGCATATCTGACTGATGaacacatatatgtatacacattGATACTCTTGTGCCAGTTTATCTCAAGGCATTACAATGATTTATGTCCTAGACTGTCACAGTTGCGAGGAGGCTTTTCCACTGACACTCATAAATTGTTGAGTTGTGAATGAATgctttaaagctggggtaggcagttttattttggcatcattgGGCAAAATCCCACAGTAAACTTTGAGCATGTTGGAATTCAACTGGTTTGGGAGAAGACGAGACTTCAGCACCTCCTTTTACAGGCTTCAGAAAGCCTGtgacgggagactttggccaatcacaaaTTATTgcagagagagggcgttcctattggctgttctaaaAGGCAGATACATGTGCATTTGGTGAAAGCGTGGTTAaatggtggagaatcctgcagagaaactgcctacactgcaaagcaacccgaaaaaggaagatggacttatcaaaaagagtctctgacaataaataaaacttgtCAATATTAgaaaagtgtttcagagatggagagaaaatgctgGTAATAGTTCAACTTCCTGCTAACCGGAGCCAAAGGGTCATGGCTGCAGTgtcaagttcatgtttatgtagccaGCAGTAGCAAGAGTGATGAATCTCAAGTAATTCCAGTGCCTCTCTCCCtgctgctacagaccacctcgctGAGGGGAGAGcgagcagcagctctggagacagaaccccagtcagcagctgcagcaactcGAATCCAGCCAGAACAAACTCCTACCTGCTAGATCAGCAAACTGTCTGTTGTTACAAAGGTTAGACCTGACGCTGCTGCTGGCCAGTTTGGCCGAATTCCGGCTGCTACAGCCACCGACCAAAGGTCCGTCTCCTAAACGGCTGCCTGCTCTTCTCCTTAGGAAACAGTCCACACAGGCAGAGGGACCGTGAGGTGGCTAACTTTTGcttgctaattcttgtctcattttttttgtatttgcctACCCCTGCTTCAGTGCCATTACTACATTTCATCAGAAGCTACAGTGACAGAATTCACATCAACTATCCTACAATGCTTTAAGAAGCATATATGGCCAGCGAAGGGTTTCCATTTCCCTCCCTGTGTGAGAAAGCAGAGCTCACACAGGAGTTCCGTCTCACCGTGTGTCCCTGGAAGGTCTTGACAGGTCTGTCCTGACCCAGCTTACACACATGGATGCACATGTCCGTGCTGCAGGAGGCAAACGTGTTGTTGCTCTGCCAGTCTACGTCCAGAGCAGGTGCTGTTgggaggcagagacagagcttAGAGCTGCAGCAGTGAGGCTTTACAGTACTCTGATTCAATTCAGGGTCGCTGTCATGCTTATACAAACTGAACAGTGTCAAAATGTGTAAAGACAACTTGGGCTGAATGAGGCAGTCAAACATATCCGTCACAGCGTGTGAAAGGACTTCAATAACATCAGTGTATCATCACAATGGTCTCACTGTAGTTCAGCAAAAGGTAACATCTGTCTAAAAACAAAGAGTCATGCATGCAGCCTCATGTGGAACAATCCAGCTGACTCCTGTCACTCACCCGAGTGGAAAGGAAACTGTTGTTTCGCCTCTCCCGTGTGGGCGTCCCAAATAATCGTGGTCTGTGTGAAGGAGGACATTTGCATTATTTATACTAAACTAGTTTCCTTCCAGTGAGGAAATCAATACAAACAtcacataaataaaatacagagaatgTGTTCTTGCTTTAAAGAAGCTGCGATTCACACTCAGTTGACCTGAATAATGTGAAGTAGGATAAACAGGGAAGttaataaatcacacacacgcgCCTGTTTATGCCTCCCAAACATCAGCGCTCAGGCATTAAAATGAATGGTGAAggtgacactgtgtgtgtcatTACACTTCTGTACACTAGATGGTAATGTTGAACAACGTCTGTAGGCAGCGTGTCTTATCTGATGTTTGGTGGAGAAGCATCACTCTCATGTGTCACTCTGTAACATTTGGTGTAGGTGTAAGGAGACCCTGACATGCAGGTACACACTGAGGACAGCACATGATGTCTGCATGGAACTCTCTGTGGTCTGAACACCATCCATATTATGAACATTTCTTTTTGGCATGTATTtatgtataaatgtattttacatATTGCACCATTAAAGTGGAAACTCTGAATAAGCATTAAGCTGCAGGGTTCACAGAGTAATCCAAAAAAGCATGAATCAAACTTAGTCACCTCTATAAGTCAAAGCTAAGTCTTACCTTGTCTACACCAGCACTGAGGATGAAGTTTCCTTTCTTATTCCACTTGAGTGCAAATATAGGACCTTTATGTTGACCCAGCGTGCTGGCCAGGTTACctgcaaatattaaaaaacacaactgagcTTAGAAAAGGAGCAGAAACATTTTATCACCCAAGCAGTGTTTTCCTTGAGTGCATGCAATGTCCTGCTGAGTGAGAATagcgtgtgcctgtgtgtgttaaagggtAATATGAACATGGTCATTGAAACTGTGGAAGCCATCACATCCATCCTCACATACTGTAATCAGTGGTATAAAGAGCGGTGTTTTCTCTCCTCGAAATGTTCATGCATTAGGCTAAATTATAGACTAAACAGTGCATGGGTAATTCAGAGTTTATTTACAAATGGCTCGAGGCAATTTTCCCAGGTAGCTTACACTTTTGAATCATAAGCATCAGTGGTTAGAATACCTGTTTCGCCAATCAAATGTTTATTGAATCTTGGAGTGCCATATCTCattttgttcagaaaaaggaGGACTTTCCAGTCAATATAATTTCAATAGCCAAGGACATATCTGAGAGCACGACAggcaaaatataaatacatggGCCTGACCGATTTGGGAGACGAAAAAACTTCTGTGGCTAGGGTTCTCTCAAATACATCAATGACCAAAAACAGAATTTGATGATGTTGTTAAGAGGCGTAAgatcatgggagttgttgtCTTAACTGTTAAACAACCACCATTACCAATTAATTTTTTAGgcttattttttgggctttttgcctttaatgacaggacaatTTGAAGCACTGATTGTTCTCCAAACAGACCTGATGATTGATAtagtttaaaacactgaataaagcagtttcacatcaaaaatctgtgtttccCTAACTCTCTTTGGTGGCTAGACGCCAGGAGAGGCTGCTAGCTGAGGTGCCACTGACGTTGTTTTTAGGCTGGGActccttcagtgtttttaccaggagccaaattaacCCCAGAactctcctcctctcaaaaacacacagatctggtttttaaaattgataaaaaacactgaaaaaagtagtttcatgttaaaagGTAGTGACTCTCCGATACTTTTCAGCTGACACAGGATGTCCCAGGGAGTCATGGAAGAAATATGAGCCTAGCTACGTTTAATGTTAACTCAGCTTCTTTGTCTCGAAACTTAAGGTTCAGATGTCTGATGACTAAAATCCTTAAAAACGATATCATTAAAAAAGACCATGATCTAAAAAGTGATGCTGAGGTGACTGTAAATAGAATGTAGAGGGCTGGGCATGTTTTAATGTCCTGCTATCTGGAAAACTGCCATGCATCACTGTAAAGCTGCGATCTTACCGTCTTTTGTCCATATCCTAGCAAATCCATCGTACGAGCCCGTCGCTAGCAACGTTCCCTCGCtctgaaagacagaaagaaagcaaTGAGTCTATTAGTTTGAAGTCAG harbors:
- the tbl1xr1b gene encoding F-box-like/WD repeat-containing protein TBL1XR1b isoform X1, coding for MSISSDEVNFLVYRYLQESGFSHSAFTFGIESHISQSNINGALVPPAALISIIQKGLQYVEAEVSINEDGTLFDGRPIESLSLIDAVMPDVVQTRQQAYRDKLAQQQQQQAASSGSSAGPQGSTKNGEGAANGEENGSHALANHHSEMMEVDRDVEIPQSKAMVLRGHESEVFICAWNPVNDLLASGSGDSTARIWNLSENSTGGSTQLVLRHCIREGGQDVPSNKDVTSLDWNSEGTLLATGSYDGFARIWTKDGNLASTLGQHKGPIFALKWNKKGNFILSAGVDKTTIIWDAHTGEAKQQFPFHSAPALDVDWQSNNTFASCSTDMCIHVCKLGQDRPVKTFQGHTNEVNAIKWDPTGSLLASCSDDMTLKIWSMKQDSCVHDLQAHSKEIYTIKWSPTGPGTNNPSANLMLASASFDSTVRLWDVERGVCIHTLTRHQEPVYSVAFSPDGRHLASGSFDKCVHIWNTQTGALVHSYRGTGGIFEVCWNATGDKVGASASDGSVCVLDLRK